Proteins encoded within one genomic window of Kibdelosporangium phytohabitans:
- a CDS encoding transglutaminaseTgpA domain-containing protein produces the protein MNTPSPVRIPAVWVLLAAAIPGLLFAPVFGLRPLLLPVGAVLVACYAAVELCLRVKALQPWRPLVAAVLGFLALCVAMFGVPSVGNLGTMVSGVTDSWQLVVQSTWPVRPGAEAMLFVPLLVLLAAVIGIELLRWPATALLPGIAVLVVSQAFAAVSGTMAVVAALGFAVVAAGLYIPRWPGLMLVPTVVLGVVGAAVGALIDVDEPYSVQRNDSAQVPLPRTISPLAEVAARLGKPDTPVFSYTTDGPVDRWRLVVLTRFNGVTWEPSDEYRRLGAQLGPPADAASVRYSARIQAPTGQWLPSQGLPASVTGAAPLIDPATGALLLPDRQGAVEYDLSWWEPQADEKLPDAALSSVDAPGGLGVIPPDIQELAATATGGMRPSFRTALLLEKYLRDNYKVVTGGVLPTGSGWPQLRDFLVQSKRGTSEQFAASYVAMARIVGIPARLAVGYRAPRTPVGAETIVHNRDILVWPEVAVAGFGWVPLDPAGGAGGAGPAPSRLAQITAQARDKVQPPDKVPEPPLPPPPPVPLPDPPFDYPKAVLWAIIGLVGPVLLALLVVPVTKIVRSLRRRRRTGADGVVAAWWEARDLMRAHGSRITPGMTPRDLARATSDASIVNALRGMAGQLDVALWSGSGADDHAVASAWAEVRQIRRTLAGRTWGARLRAVFAIR, from the coding sequence GTGAACACACCGAGCCCGGTCCGGATCCCGGCGGTGTGGGTCCTGCTGGCGGCCGCGATCCCCGGCCTGTTGTTCGCGCCGGTTTTCGGCCTGCGCCCGCTGCTGCTGCCCGTCGGCGCCGTTCTCGTGGCGTGCTACGCGGCTGTGGAACTGTGCTTGCGAGTCAAGGCTTTGCAGCCGTGGCGGCCACTCGTCGCCGCTGTGCTCGGGTTTCTCGCGTTGTGCGTGGCGATGTTCGGCGTGCCGAGCGTGGGCAACCTGGGCACGATGGTTTCCGGTGTGACGGACTCGTGGCAGCTCGTGGTGCAGTCGACCTGGCCCGTACGCCCCGGCGCCGAGGCGATGCTGTTCGTGCCGTTGCTGGTGTTGCTCGCGGCCGTGATCGGGATCGAGCTCCTGCGCTGGCCCGCTACGGCACTGCTGCCCGGCATCGCGGTGCTCGTCGTCAGCCAGGCGTTCGCGGCGGTGTCCGGGACGATGGCTGTCGTGGCGGCGCTCGGGTTCGCCGTGGTGGCGGCCGGGTTGTACATACCGAGGTGGCCCGGTTTGATGCTGGTGCCCACTGTCGTGCTCGGCGTGGTGGGTGCGGCGGTGGGCGCGTTGATCGACGTGGACGAGCCCTATTCCGTGCAACGCAACGACTCCGCGCAGGTCCCGCTGCCGCGCACGATCAGCCCGCTCGCGGAGGTCGCCGCGCGGCTGGGCAAACCGGACACCCCGGTGTTCAGCTACACCACCGACGGGCCGGTGGATCGGTGGCGTCTGGTCGTACTGACCCGGTTCAACGGTGTCACGTGGGAACCGTCGGACGAGTACCGCAGGCTCGGCGCGCAACTCGGGCCACCGGCCGACGCGGCCTCGGTGCGGTACTCGGCCAGGATCCAGGCGCCGACCGGGCAATGGCTGCCCAGTCAGGGGCTGCCCGCGTCGGTCACGGGCGCCGCGCCGCTGATCGACCCGGCGACGGGCGCGTTGTTGCTGCCCGACCGGCAAGGCGCGGTCGAGTACGACCTGAGCTGGTGGGAACCGCAGGCCGACGAGAAGCTGCCGGACGCCGCACTGTCGTCGGTGGACGCGCCCGGTGGGCTCGGCGTGATCCCGCCGGACATCCAGGAACTGGCGGCCACGGCCACCGGCGGGATGCGCCCGTCGTTCCGGACCGCCCTGCTGCTCGAGAAATACCTCAGGGACAACTACAAAGTGGTGACCGGCGGGGTGCTGCCGACCGGGAGCGGCTGGCCGCAGTTGCGCGACTTCCTGGTGCAGAGCAAGCGCGGCACGAGCGAGCAGTTCGCCGCGTCGTACGTCGCCATGGCACGGATCGTGGGCATTCCGGCACGGCTCGCTGTCGGGTATCGCGCGCCACGGACCCCGGTCGGCGCGGAGACGATCGTGCACAACCGGGACATCCTCGTATGGCCCGAAGTCGCCGTGGCCGGGTTCGGCTGGGTGCCGCTCGACCCGGCGGGCGGGGCCGGCGGTGCGGGACCGGCGCCGTCCCGGTTGGCGCAGATCACCGCGCAGGCACGGGACAAGGTGCAGCCGCCGGACAAGGTGCCCGAGCCGCCGCTGCCGCCACCTCCGCCCGTGCCGCTTCCGGACCCGCCTTTCGACTACCCCAAGGCGGTGCTGTGGGCCATCATCGGTCTGGTGGGCCCGGTTCTCCTGGCACTGCTCGTCGTGCCGGTGACGAAGATCGTGCGGTCACTGCGCCGCAGGCGCCGCACGGGCGCCGACGGGGTGGTGGCCGCCTGGTGGGAGGCCAGGGATCTGATGCGTGCGCACGGCAGCAGGATCACTCCCGGCATGACCCCGCGTGATCTGGCGCGGGCGACCTCGGACGCGTCCATCGTGAACGCGCTGCGGGGGATGGCCGGTCAGCTGGATGTCGCGTTGTGGTCGGGTTCGGGCGCGGATGACCACGCCGTCGCCAGTGCGTGGGCGGAGGTCCGGCAGATCCGCCGGACGCTCGCCGGGCGCACGTGGGGCGCCCGGCTGCGGGCGGTGTTCGCGATCCGATGA
- a CDS encoding serine/threonine protein kinase produces the protein MTFEFLGRGPFAVVNATTVSGHPVAEKTFDKSFDRRTLSVIKRDRDKLAQLAATLPILPSGPPELRDKKHLVRMELCAESLTARVRRTGALEVGEVLELGYGLARALTAAHASGVPHGGVSPNNVLYRRSGQAVLSDFGVAIRQAVPRRDPLHGIEWMSPETLQSGVLDERADVYGLGTLLYFALTGDSPYPKRIGESPLDRISRVFNEPIPAISRPDVPIELSTEVARMLAPAAAHRTDKAATVVAKLGRMLSRTDPGPPSPVHARRPWIPYAVGGGVLAVSAAAVLWFLLPDADQPAPRAAAPQAPVTLDLADPVDQGSQIMLSWESSRALDVTVVVMPDGGKPDYQQASRETSAKVAVDPTRKYCFKVRGTNAGVAQIYESKAKPVRGAVCR, from the coding sequence ATGACGTTCGAGTTCCTCGGCCGCGGCCCGTTCGCGGTCGTCAACGCCACCACGGTGTCGGGACATCCGGTGGCGGAGAAGACGTTCGACAAGTCCTTCGACCGCAGGACGTTGTCGGTGATCAAACGGGACCGGGACAAACTGGCGCAGTTGGCCGCGACGCTCCCGATCCTGCCGAGCGGCCCGCCGGAACTGCGTGACAAGAAACACCTGGTGCGGATGGAGTTGTGCGCCGAATCGCTGACCGCGCGGGTACGGCGGACCGGCGCGCTGGAAGTCGGCGAGGTCCTCGAACTCGGCTACGGCCTGGCTCGCGCGCTGACCGCCGCGCACGCGTCCGGCGTGCCGCACGGCGGCGTCAGCCCCAACAACGTGCTGTACCGAAGGTCCGGTCAGGCCGTTCTGTCGGACTTCGGCGTGGCGATCCGCCAGGCCGTGCCCCGCCGTGATCCCCTGCACGGGATCGAATGGATGTCGCCGGAGACACTGCAGTCCGGTGTGCTCGACGAACGCGCCGACGTGTACGGGCTCGGCACGCTGTTGTACTTCGCGCTGACCGGGGACTCGCCGTACCCCAAGCGGATCGGGGAGTCGCCGCTCGACCGGATCAGCCGGGTGTTCAACGAGCCCATCCCGGCGATCAGCAGGCCCGACGTGCCGATCGAACTGTCCACCGAGGTCGCGCGGATGCTGGCACCCGCGGCTGCGCACCGGACGGACAAAGCGGCCACGGTCGTGGCGAAACTCGGCCGGATGCTGTCCCGCACCGACCCCGGGCCGCCCAGCCCCGTGCACGCTCGCCGACCGTGGATTCCTTACGCCGTAGGGGGCGGCGTCCTGGCCGTGAGCGCGGCGGCGGTCCTGTGGTTCCTGCTGCCGGACGCGGATCAACCCGCCCCGCGGGCGGCAGCTCCGCAGGCCCCGGTGACGCTGGACCTGGCGGATCCGGTGGACCAGGGCAGTCAGATCATGCTCAGCTGGGAGAGTTCCCGGGCACTCGATGTCACTGTCGTGGTGATGCCGGACGGCGGGAAGCCGGACTACCAGCAGGCCAGCCGGGAGACGTCCGCCAAGGTCGCGGTCGACCCCACGCGCAAGTACTGCTTCAAGGTCAGAGGGACCAACGCGGGCGTCGCCCAGATTTACGAGAGCAAGGCGAAACCCGTCCGCGGGGCGGTGTGCCGGTGA